In Hypanus sabinus isolate sHypSab1 unplaced genomic scaffold, sHypSab1.hap1 scaffold_1166, whole genome shotgun sequence, one genomic interval encodes:
- the LOC132386453 gene encoding zinc finger protein 214-like, with amino-acid sequence MAHQRVHTGERPFTCSECGKGFTQSSQLLRHQSVHTGERPFTCSDCGKGFISSYQLLRHQSVHTGVWLFTCSDCGKRFTELSRLKIHQRVHTGERPFTCSDCGKGFASSSHLKIHQRVHTGEKPFTCSDCGKGFTQLSQLKAHQGVHTGEWPITCSDCGKGFASSSHLKIHQRVHTGERPFTCSVCGKGFTQSSILKAHQRLHTG; translated from the coding sequence atggctcaccagcgagttcacaccggggagcggccgttcacttgctcagaatgtgggaaaggattcactcagtcatctcagttactgagacaccagtcagttcacactggggagaggccattcacctgctcagactgtgggaaaggattcatttcatcatatcagttactgagacaccagtcagttcacaccggagtgtggctgttcacctgctcagactgtgggaagcgattcactgaaTTATCtcgactgaagatacatcagcgagttcacactggagagaggccattcacctgctcagactgtgggaagggatttgcttcgtcatcccatctgaagatacatcagcgagttcacactggagagaagccgttcacctgctcagactgtgggaaaggattcactcagttatctcaactgaaggcacaccagggagttcacaccggagagtggccaatcacctgctcggactgcgggaagggattcgcttcgtcatcccatctgaagatacatcagcgagttcacactggagagaggccgttcacctgctcagtctgtgggaaaggattcactcagtcatccatcctaaaggcacaccagcgacttcacactgggtag